The genomic region CTATGCTCAGAAAACCGGACGATCAAACTCTTCAAGGTTCTCTGCGGTGATTTTCGGTGTTTCAAAGAAGTTCATTTTCGGAAGCTCTTCGCCAGCTAACACATCTAGTGCGGTTTGCAGCGCTGCTTCTGCATCATCCACCGGGGATTGGTAGATAGAGCCGTAATATTCACCGCGCTCAATAGCATCGTAGCCAACGGCGAAATTCGTGGCCCCAATAAAGATGATTCCATCTGCACGTCCAGCGCCTTTAGCGGCATTTAAAGCGCCTACGCCCATGTTGTCGTCGCCCGAATACACACCGTCGATACGGTCATATTTTGTTAGGAAATCTTCCATTACCCGCTGGGCGCGCTCACGGTTCCAGTTACCTGGCTGCGTTTCCAACAGTTCGACACCTGGGCAAGCTTCAGCCAAGCGATCCTCAAACCCACCTGCGCGCTCCATTGCCGTGGTGTAGCCGGGCTGGCCGGAAATCTGCACAATCTGACCCTCCCCGCCCAGGGCATCGCACATCATTTCAGCTGACGAAATACCTTGTTGAACGTTGTCGGGCCCTGAGAAAGCAGCGATAAAATCCAGGCCCGCATCGGCAATTTTAGAGTTAGTCACGATGACAGGAATGCCGGCACTATGAGCTTGGCGGATGGCAGGAATAACGGCTTGGCCGTTAGTTGGCCAAATTATGATGGCATCGACACGTTGCTGAATAAGATCCTGCATTTGACCGATTTGGCGAGCCACATCGCCACCCGCGTCCAACACCACGACATCGACATTCCCTTCACGCGCTGCCGCCGCTTCAAACGCACTCTCATACGTCGTCTGATAGCTATCGACACCGACATTGTTTTGCGTAATACCTATACGATAAGGGCCTTCGGCGTGCGCTGCTGCAATCGACATCAATGTGACCGATACAGCAATAGCGGTTTTATTGAACATTGTGTTTCTCCTAGCGTTTTTATTAATTGTTTTTGGCTTACAGACTCGTAAGGCTGTGTTCGGAGCTTACTGCCCGGCTTTGTTGAGGCACAACGTGACCGCACTATAGAAATGACCAATTTGGTTTTTTTCATGCGCTTCGCCTTGCATCCCAGCCGCCCAAGTCAACACCCGCTACGCTGGCACAAGACTCCAAGATTAAAACGCAGTCTCTCTAGACAGCTCTTGTACACACCACCCACTTTGGGTTAATAGTTAATAACCACGCTAACTTCCTATTGCTATACGGCGGGCAACACCGGTACGTACTTCACTTCATGACGCACTAATGCATTAAAAACAAGAGGATAATCCCCATGCAACATGATCAAAGCGCAACTCCTGTACGTAGAAGCGTTGTGGTTCAAGAGTTCACCAACAGCGTATTAGACCCTCATGCCCCGATGCTGGGACCGGTAGAGAATGGTGGCACCATCATCGCGAACACCGCCCCTGGTTGCTGGGGGCCGATGATTACGCCCCGTTTGCGCGGCGGACATGAAGTAACCACCCCGGTGTTTGTCGAGGGTGCCGAGGTGGGCGATGGCGTCGCGATACGGATACGCGAGATTACCGTCACCTCTATTGCGACGGCTTCCGGGCACGACAGCTCACCGGAAGGCTTTTGCCTTGGCGACCCCTACGTGGCAGCCCGCTGCCCTACCTGCGACACCGTGTGGCCTGAAACGCACATTGAGGGTATCGGGCAAGACGCGGTGAAATGTGATGTATGCAACAACCCCGTCAAACCCTTCGAGATTGTGCATGGCTATACGGTAACGTTTGACGACACGCGTACCGTTGGCCTCACCGTGCCTAGCGATGTCGCTGCCACGTTCGCAAAACGCGCCGACCACTATTCAGCGCTACCCGACGGCAGTAAGCAGCACTCGATTCTTAACTATGCGCCGTCTGATATGCCAGGCACACTCATTCGCACACGCCCCTTTATGGGCCAGCTAGGCACGTGCCCTTCCATGCCGATGCCGGATAGCCACAACGCCGGCGACTTTGGCGCTTTTCTAGTCGGCGCGCCCCATGAGTATGCGATTACGCCCGAGCAGCTATCGGAGCATAAAACCGATGGCCATATGGACATTGATGCGGTACGGGCAGGTGCCATTCTGATTGCGCCAGTGAAGGTGCCAGGTGCGGGTGTTTACATGGGCGATATGCACGCAGGCCAAGGCGATGGTGAAATTGCCGGGCACACCATGGACGTTGCCGGCAGCGTCACGCTGCAGGTAGAAGTGGTCAAACACTACCCGCTAGATGGCCCGGTACTCTTTCCCCTACTAGAAGATTTGCCACCGCTAGCCAAACCGTTCAGTGCCTCGGAAAAAGCCAAAGGGCAACGGCTTGCGGAAAAATGGGGCGTTGCTCATATCGAGCCGCTAGCGCCCATTTCAGTAGTCGGCACCGCCGCCAACCTGAACGACGCTATTGAAAACGGCCTGGAACGGGCAGCTAAGTTGCTGAAGGTAAGCGTCGCGGAGATTCGCAACCGAGCCACCGTTAACGGCGCCATTGAGATTGGCCGAGCACCGGGGGTTATCCAAGTAACGTTTTTAGCGCCGCTCGCGAAACTGGATGAGGTAGGGCTGGGGGATTATGCCAGGGAGCAATATGATTTGTAGGTTCATAAATGACATACATACCTGCTAATGGTTTTAAACGAGGTATCCGTGCAAACGTAACTTGCGGCGGCTGCCTACACACACTTTTCATCTCTCCCAGACACAATCTCAACACAGTGAAAGACCGGTGCATTTATAGAGGGCTTGCTAGGGAGGAAACGAAGGGCCTAGAAACGAAAAAAGCCCCTGACGAATCAGGGGCTTTTCGAGATAAGTGGCGGAGGGACAGTCCGTATACTGCATATCCCAAATAATCCACAGAAATCCAACAAACTATTGATTTATATAAAAACAAACTTCAAAACAGTCCAGTTTCATCCACGCAGATACCACATAAAACAGAGACCAAGTATGGGCTGGAGTATGGGCTGGGATATGGTACGCTAAAGACCTACTATGGGGATAGCGGCTATGGGCAAACTCACGACAAAAGGTGTTCAAAAGCTTGTCCGGGAATCAAACCCAGGCATGACCAATGATGGCGATGGGCTGTACCTCAAAATTGGTAAAGGTGGTGGTGCAAGCTGGATTTATCGCTTTCGCTGGAATAGCAAGTTACGTGACATGGGGCTTGGTAGTTACGCCGATATATCGCTATCAGAGGCAAGGGATTTAGCTTCTGAGCAACGCAAACTCGTCAAGCAAGGCATCGACCCACTGGCAGCACGTGAACAGAAAACTGATAAAGATGCAGGCCCTGTAACGTTCACTCACTGTGCAGCGCGTTACATTCAATCCCACCGCCGCAGCTGGCGAAATACCAAGCATGCGCGTCAGTGGGTAAGCACACTTAAAACATACGTGCGTCCGGTGATAGGAAGCCTCCCTGTAGAGGAGGTCACCACGCAGGACATATTGAAGATTTTAACGCCTATCTGGACGATCAAAAACGAGACCGCAAAGCGTGTACAAGGGCGCATTGAAAACGTACTAGATTTTGCAGCGGCCCATGAATATCGCGACCCGGTTAACCCTGCTCGATGGCGGGGCCATCTGGATAAGCTATTAGCTAAGCCATCGCGGGTGCAAAAAGTAAATCACCACCCTGCTATGCCTTACGATCAGGTAGCGGCGTTTATGAGCTCTATTCAGCACTACAGCAGCATGTCTTCGAAAGCATTGCAGTTTCTCATATTGACCGCCACACGCACGTCAGAAGTACTCAATGCTGAGTGGCATGAAATCGATATAGCAAAATCAACTTGGCAGATCCCTGCAGAACGTATGAAGGCGAATCGCGAGCACCGTGTACCTTTGTCTAAGCAGGCAATGGATCTGCTACTTAGCCTCCCACGAGTGAAAGGGAATAATCATATTTTTTCAGGAATGAAAGCGGGTCGCCCGCTTTCCAATATGTCTCTTCTGCAGTTCATGCGGGGGTTGGGTTACGGCCCAAGTGGTGAGAAAGGGAATTATGTACCGCATGGTTTTCGCTCAAGCTTCAGGGATTGGACAGGTGAAGTGACTAGCTACCCGCGTGATGTAGCTGAGATGGCACTTGCACATGCCATTGAAAACAAAGTGGAAGCCGCCTACCGGCGAGGCGATCTATTTGAAAAGCGTAGAGCAATGATGCAGGAATGGGCAGAGTACGTAGCACCGCAAGACACGGGAAATATATTTGGTTTAGATTTGACTGACCTAAAATCCAAGCGATAAGCTTTACTCAAATTTTAAGAGTATGTTCTTCAGAGCTACTTATCATGCCCATTTTTTACCAATCCGATGAGCCAATTTCCTCCGCAAAAAATGCCATGAGGGAGATTGGCTGCAGTTTAGAAGAATTAACAATTGCTTTCTGTGAATCAAAAGCATCCTTAATAGTAGTTCCCAGCACACCTTTTCATATTGGTGTGCGATTTCCTGGAAACTACCGAAAAGGTATTTTTGACCGTGCAGGTGAAAATCCGCTTACAATCGATATTGAAGATGCAGATGGCTTTACCCTCTCGCCTATTGATAGTGCAAAAGTTTTACGCATTCGCAACTGGAAGACTGTAACGCCTCAAAAAATAGCGTGGCTTACTCATAATTATCGCAGCGTGAATCTACATACCCCCTATAGTCTTTCGTTACAGCAAAGCCTACACGAAGGAGAGTGCCCTCCTCACTGTGTTTGCGGCATCGAAGACCGAAGAAATACTTATAAAAATCAAGTATTTTTCTTTAAGAACAAGCTACTACTGTCAACACAAGCAGACCTAAATAACTGTTACATTTTACAGTCGGATCTTGATCTAATTGCTAAAAAAGTTCATGAAAAAACAAAGCCTAATTTTGAAAATATTGGCGACTACCAAGTAAATGAATGGTCGAATAGCTTTATCATAGATATAAATGCAGCATGCCATCACCTAAAGAATATAACCCAAAAAAGCAATCATCATCTTTATAACACTAATGAAGAAGCGATAAAGGCTTGGTTCGGAGAAAGATGGAAAGGCAAGAAAGGTTTAACAGCAGCATGTTTAAGGCAAATTCACAAAATAGTAAAAAATGAAAACATAGGAATAGACTTAGATGCGCTAGGCATTTCTGAAGAAGAAATATCCCGCAACCAAAAAGGCGCAGCAGATATATTAATATTAATTGACATTGCAGCAGAAAGGCGCATGAAGAAGATGCGAGATTATCAGGGCTCAGAAAAATTTCATGATAAATTGATGAGCATTGGAGTAGAAACAGATGAATTGCGACAAGCAATATACAGTATTATAAAAGCAAAATGATTCATGTTCAGTTTGTCCATCGATTATTCCTGTAATTCAACAACGCCAGCAACATAATTCCTGACACTAGCTATTTGTGGTTGGTGTCGGCTATAGCGCTCACAGCCAACCTAACCATTTAACCATTCCGGCCACAACTACTGGGCCAGCGATACCACCAAACCAAATCATAACTTTTTTCAACAGCTCCCAGCGCCCAGCTTTGAAACCAGGATGGCCTTTGATGTAGAGTTTATTAACGTTTTCTCCCACATTAAATAAGTCTCGATACGTAGTATCTCCGATATTTGGATAAACGTAGTCATGACCTGGACCATATAGCTGATCTAGCTCTTCGCGCTCTTTAATCCGGAGTGCGTTTTTCTCGATTTCGCACGAGTTTTTCGTGCAAATAATTTCAACTGATCGCAAATTTTTTATTGAGATTATTTCGTTACTCTTAGATATAAAGTCATTTCCCTTTTCATAAGGCTTAATAAAACATTTCACTAATTCGCTATGAGTCAAATCAATAAACAATGTACGCCGGTGAATTAAAACCTCTTCAGCTTCACCAACTTCACCAAAAACGTGATAAAAACTCATAATTTTTAGATCCATATGCGAATTGAAAAAAATAAACTACTATTTTCAATTCGACTCGGGCTCACCTATACCCTTCAAATAGTTGAAAGTTAAGCTTCACCAGCAGCCTTACTCTTTAATAAAAAAATCTTATTAATAATCATGTAAAATAGCAGGTAACGCAGCACGATCTACATCATCATTTACATTTAAGGAGAGGCACATCAAGCCTCTAGCAGTATTTGATAAATCTTCCCACATCGCCGATAAATTCAATGATATCTGGTTTAAAGCTCTATATAGCGGGTCTTCAGGCTGCAGCGCTTCATAAATAACATGTTCAAGCTCTTCAAGTTCTGAAGGCATTTCGAAACTATCATCAATCGAATCAATCAAATCTTCCATATCAATCAGCGCTGTCTCTAAAACTTCACGCTCTTCTTGCATCCAGCGTTTAAAATTTTCTTCAGTCATTTCAAATTCTTGTTTCAACCCTCGTGGTACATCTTTAAGCCCGCCTACTTGGCGCCTTTCAGGATTTAAGCGCACTGTTAGAGAAAATCTTTCAATATCGCTAAAAACGTCGCCTTCGGGAAGCAAACCCGCTGTTTCATTTATATCATGAGCGGATTGCACAAGCTCACTAATATCCTCCAGCTTGCCGACAAGTGTGGTTCTATTGAGAAGAGCTTCCCAAAACAACAATAGCTCTTCAAAAACAGCATATTCCTTCAAGTATTCCGATGCTTTTTGATCAATGTTGTAGTGCGCCATGAATGTCTCATCCTTGTTTTTTTTTAACTCATTGCCCGAATAAGACGTTTTCTTATTCTTAAATCGCCTGCCTGCATGGCCATCACTGGCTGATCCCACCACTCCATGAATAGCCGGTGTGGTCGATCTATTTCCACCATTGCGAGTAAGTCCAGCATAATAGCAGTTTGTGCAAGCGGACTAGCTTTTGCGTAATGGGACACTTTGATAGCGAAGTCAGTGCTGTCGTTACCGGTATAGATATCACTTCCAGGGCTCGCTTGCCTCAAAAAATCATACACATCAGTCCCAAAAGACTGCTTTGCAAGCTCAAAATTCTGGCCGGTAGACTCAAATAAACAAATCAAGCCTGCTAATGCACCCAATCCTGCTGGAAGATCCTCTTGCGCAGCAATTTCCCCGGCTTTATTCCCTCGCTCAGAATCGTAGCGCTCATCTGGCGGAGTCATTTCAAACATAAACCCAGATTTAGCCTCTATTTTGGCCAGCGCATAAGCTATGCTGTTAAAGCTTTCTGTACCTGCTGCAATATCACTAACAAGCACATTCAATTCAATCCGTTCAGCTTGCTTGCCCCATATTTTCATTATAGGCCTTTTCTATACCAGCACTGGTGCATCAGAAAGCCCCAGGCGGCTTCTGGTCGTTATCTTCAAGTGATGAGCTTGCTCAAAGAGCCAATCAACAAACTCCGCCCCATCCATCACCTGCACATCATGGCTTTCTGCATAAGTCTTTGTTTGCTCCTCAATGAGAGCAGAGGTGATGAGCCAGCGCTGTGCGCCCTCTTCTTCGATGGCCGCTAGCTGCTTAATTCCATGGGCATCTGTTGTGCCCTGGTGGTGCTTAACCTGAAGCAAGAGCTTTGTCTGGATGAAACGATCTTGCCGATACGCTTCAATATCAGCATCCGCTATACCTGCATAGTGACGCTTACTCGGGCGATGAACGCTATAACCCTCTAACTCCAATAGCTCCATAACCAACCGCTCAAAGCCCTCTCCACCGCTTGCTAAGTAGGTACCTCCCTTTTGAATACGCTTGAGTAGTTCGCTTTTTGCCTCAGCTACTAAATCATTGTTTTGTGCTTCGTAGTGGCTGCTAATGCTGCTATGCCCACCCTTTTCGAGCGTAGAATAGAGACGCTCTAGCTCATCGGAGAACTCGTCCAGTGGTGCAATCGCCATGCGGATTTTTAGACGAGTTTCGAGTGCATTGGAAAGATCGTTCCGAGGAACACGCTTTAAGCTTCCGTCCGGGTTGCGCAGAAACTCTGCACCAATGCGATTTTCACCATAACCTACGTCCTGGCAAAAAATTTTTTGGCCTGTTGCGCGTGCAAGCAATATCGCTCGGTTAACAGGGACAATGATAAGATCGCCTGGTTGAATATTAAAAAACCGGCGGATTTGGTTCTCCTTGCGACCAATATCAATTGTGCGCTCGCGAAAAGCGCCTATAAGCTCATCAGCGCTGGCATAGTCAGAGAAATTCATATTTGACCAGCCGTAGCCTATCTGATGCAGATCGCTCAAGGCCGCAGGGCTGCGTACTAAAAGCACTCGACTCAAATCACTCCTCCTATTTCACCAAACAAGCAAACCAGCTATTTATCAGTAGCTTAGAATGAAATCCACCTAACTTACGAAACGGATATTACCTAAAAATCACCGTACTAAATCCAACAGCTTATCGTAGGAATCCACCACATCGTATTTCACCTGGGCGGTGGCAATAGTATCGAAGAACTCTGTCGCGCATTTGATCTTGGCTTCTTCCACCTTGCGTAATTCCATAGACGACATGCTGCCTTTGGTCTCTGCAATGAAGTAGACGTGCTTGACATCATTTTCATGAAAGGCAATCGCCCAGTCTGGATTGTAATTGCCCACCGGGGTCGGGATGAAGAAACTCTTAGGCAGCTTGGCGTATACCACGACCTCTTTGCGCGTCTCCATATCTTCCACAAAGTCACGCTCAATGCCGGAGTCAGTGACCACGTAATCGTAAATATGCCGTTTGGCTTTGTAAGCGGTGTCCAGCCGGTTTTCAGGCTTCTCAATGGTGAAGATGTCTTGGCTATGAGTCTCGTTAATCGGGTCGTAGCTGATGTGCTCGACCACCATGGTCGCCTTCTGCTCATTGATAAGGCGCACGGCCTGCATCATGAAGTCTTCAGGGTTCATGGCATACTGCTTGAAGGTACTCGCCTGAACCTTAGAAAGCATCGCAGCAATGGTGCGGCGCGTTAGCTTTGTACCATCGGCTAAGCGACCGATCAGGTCATAGGTCACCGCTGAATGCACTGAGCCTTGGTATTTCTGGTTATCCCTTTCTTTGACCGTAAAACCTTCGCCGCGCTTAAGGTCTTCATAGCTGGCATCCACATTCTGCTCGCCACGCTCAATTTTGTATTCAAGGCGCTTCACCTGAAGCTTTAAATCCAGATAACCGACGCATTTTTGAATCAGCTCATCCGAGTCAAAGCGCACTGAATATGCCGCTTTGCGATTTATCTTCTCCCACAGCGCCTGAAACTCCTGCTTGTGGAAATTATCGTTCAGAGGATTGAGCTTGGTGCGACGGCCATCGTCGATGTGCGGCAATTGAGCATTGCTGTAAACGCTATCGATCAGCTGACCAATTTGTGCCTCATAAGGCTTCAGTGAGTCAGGCAGCTCCGCCAGTGCGCCCTTTTCTTTGGCCTGGTGATAAGTATCGGTGATGTGGTCATCGTTATCGGTATAATCATGCTTGAGCAAGTAACGATATATATCCTTCGCCATGGCAGCCGTTACTTCGGTCTCTTCACCGGCATCGTTCACCAGTAGCTTGCCCTTGAAGTAATCCTCATCGGCCTTACGGGGCCGTTCAGAAAGGTTATCGTGAATATCTTTCTGCAGCGCGGTAACGAAATCTT from Halomonas sp. 7T harbors:
- a CDS encoding sugar ABC transporter substrate-binding protein; amino-acid sequence: MFNKTAIAVSVTLMSIAAAHAEGPYRIGITQNNVGVDSYQTTYESAFEAAAAREGNVDVVVLDAGGDVARQIGQMQDLIQQRVDAIIIWPTNGQAVIPAIRQAHSAGIPVIVTNSKIADAGLDFIAAFSGPDNVQQGISSAEMMCDALGGEGQIVQISGQPGYTTAMERAGGFEDRLAEACPGVELLETQPGNWNRERAQRVMEDFLTKYDRIDGVYSGDDNMGVGALNAAKGAGRADGIIFIGATNFAVGYDAIERGEYYGSIYQSPVDDAEAALQTALDVLAGEELPKMNFFETPKITAENLEEFDRPVF
- a CDS encoding acetamidase/formamidase family protein codes for the protein MQHDQSATPVRRSVVVQEFTNSVLDPHAPMLGPVENGGTIIANTAPGCWGPMITPRLRGGHEVTTPVFVEGAEVGDGVAIRIREITVTSIATASGHDSSPEGFCLGDPYVAARCPTCDTVWPETHIEGIGQDAVKCDVCNNPVKPFEIVHGYTVTFDDTRTVGLTVPSDVAATFAKRADHYSALPDGSKQHSILNYAPSDMPGTLIRTRPFMGQLGTCPSMPMPDSHNAGDFGAFLVGAPHEYAITPEQLSEHKTDGHMDIDAVRAGAILIAPVKVPGAGVYMGDMHAGQGDGEIAGHTMDVAGSVTLQVEVVKHYPLDGPVLFPLLEDLPPLAKPFSASEKAKGQRLAEKWGVAHIEPLAPISVVGTAANLNDAIENGLERAAKLLKVSVAEIRNRATVNGAIEIGRAPGVIQVTFLAPLAKLDEVGLGDYAREQYDL
- a CDS encoding tyrosine-type recombinase/integrase codes for the protein MGKLTTKGVQKLVRESNPGMTNDGDGLYLKIGKGGGASWIYRFRWNSKLRDMGLGSYADISLSEARDLASEQRKLVKQGIDPLAAREQKTDKDAGPVTFTHCAARYIQSHRRSWRNTKHARQWVSTLKTYVRPVIGSLPVEEVTTQDILKILTPIWTIKNETAKRVQGRIENVLDFAAAHEYRDPVNPARWRGHLDKLLAKPSRVQKVNHHPAMPYDQVAAFMSSIQHYSSMSSKALQFLILTATRTSEVLNAEWHEIDIAKSTWQIPAERMKANREHRVPLSKQAMDLLLSLPRVKGNNHIFSGMKAGRPLSNMSLLQFMRGLGYGPSGEKGNYVPHGFRSSFRDWTGEVTSYPRDVAEMALAHAIENKVEAAYRRGDLFEKRRAMMQEWAEYVAPQDTGNIFGLDLTDLKSKR
- a CDS encoding restriction endonuclease; translated protein: MLLVRSPAALSDLHQIGYGWSNMNFSDYASADELIGAFRERTIDIGRKENQIRRFFNIQPGDLIIVPVNRAILLARATGQKIFCQDVGYGENRIGAEFLRNPDGSLKRVPRNDLSNALETRLKIRMAIAPLDEFSDELERLYSTLEKGGHSSISSHYEAQNNDLVAEAKSELLKRIQKGGTYLASGGEGFERLVMELLELEGYSVHRPSKRHYAGIADADIEAYRQDRFIQTKLLLQVKHHQGTTDAHGIKQLAAIEEEGAQRWLITSALIEEQTKTYAESHDVQVMDGAEFVDWLFEQAHHLKITTRSRLGLSDAPVLV